Proteins encoded by one window of Lathyrus oleraceus cultivar Zhongwan6 chromosome 1, CAAS_Psat_ZW6_1.0, whole genome shotgun sequence:
- the LOC127138181 gene encoding pentatricopeptide repeat-containing protein At3g57430, chloroplastic, whose protein sequence is MFPYLKVVDMSSLHQQPLLLPYPSSLTPNKHLPPPSAATESRSPSSWIDHLRSQAQSPSSFHQAISTYANMVAAGVPPDNFAFPAVLKATAGIQDLNLGKQIHAHVFKFGQALPSSVATVPNSLVNMYGKCGDIHAARRVFDEIPKRDDVSWNSMIAAACRFEEWELSLHLFRLMLLENVKPTSFTLVSVAHACSNLRNGLLLGKQVHAFMLRNGDWRTFTNNALVAMYAKLGRIHEAKALFDVFDDKDLVSWNTIISSLSQNDRFEEALLYLHAMLQRGIRPDGVTLASALPACSHLEMLSWGKEIHSFVLKNNDLVENSFVGSALVDMYCNCKQAEKGRLVFEGIVRRKVAVWNAMISGYARNEFDYEAIELFVEMVFELGLSPNSVTLSSVLPACVRCEEFLDKEGIHGCVVKWGFEKDKYVQNALMDMHSRIGRIEISRSIFGSMNRRDIVSWNTMITGYVVCGRHEDALNLLHDMQRGQEEHRSNTFDDYEDNESVPLKPNSVTLMTVLPGCAALAALGKGKEIHAYAIKQKLSKDVAVGSALVDMYAKCGCLNLSRIVFEQMSVRNVITWNVLIMAYGMHGKGEQALELFRRMVAEGDNNGEIGPNEVTYIAIFASLSHSGMVDEGLNLFHTMEAKHGIQPTSDHYACLVDLLGRSGRIEEAYKLIMTMPSNMNKVDAWSSLLGGCKIHQNLEIGKIAAKQLFVLEPNVASHYVLLSNIYSSAGLWDQAMDVRKKMKELGVRKEPGCSWIEHGDEVHKFVAGDISHPQSKELHEYLETLSQRMKKEGYVPDTSCVLHNVDEEEKETMLCGHSERLAIAFGLLNTSHGTTIRVAKNLRVCNDCHVATKFISKIVGREIILRDVRRFHHFRSGTCSCGDYW, encoded by the coding sequence ATGTTCCCATATTTGAAGGTCGTTGACATGTCCTCTCTCCACCAACAACCGTTACTCCTCCCTTATCCTTCTTCCCTCACTCCCAACAAACACCTTCCTCCACCCTCCGCCGCCACAGAATCCCGTTCTCCTTCCTCATGGATCGACCACCTTCGCTCTCAAGCCCAATCCCCCTCCTCCTTTCACCAAGCCATCTCTACATACGCCAACATGGTCGCCGCTGGCGTACCCCCAGACAACTTCGCATTTCCCGCCGTCCTAAAAGCCACCGCCGGCATCCAAGACCTTAACCTCGGCAAACAAATCCATGCCCATGTCTTCAAATTCGGTCAAGCCCTCCCTTCATCGGTAGCCACCGTCCCCAACTCCCTCGTCAACATGTATGGTAAGTGCGGTGATATCCACGCCGCACGCCGCGTGTTTGACGAAATCCCCAAACGAGACGACGTCTCCTGGAACTCCATGATCGCTGCTGCGTGTCGGTTTGAGGAGTGGGAGCTATCACTTCACCTCTTCCGGTTAATGTTATTGGAGAATGTGAAACCAACTTCGTTTACGTTAGTCAGTGTAGCTCACGCGTGTTCCAATCTGCGTAACGGGTTGTTACTTGGAAAGCAAGTTCACGCTTTTATGTTGAGGAATGGTGATTGGAGAACTTTCACTAACAATGCTTTGGTAGCAATGTATGCTAAGTTAGGTAGAATTCATGAGGCAAAGGCTTTGTTTGATGTTTTTGATGACAAAGATTTGGTATCTTGGAACACTATTATTAGTTCACTTTCTCAGAATGATAGATTTGAGGAAGCATTGTTGTATTTACATGCTATGCTTCAAAGGGGAATTAGGCCTGATGGGGTTACTTTGGCAAGTGCTTTGCCTGCATGTTCTCATTTAGAGATGTTGAGTTGGGGAAAGGAGATACATTCCTTTGTATTGAAGAACAATGATTTGGTTGAGAATTCTTTTGTTGGCAGTGCTTTGGTTGACATGTATTGTAATTGCAAGCAAGCTGAAAAGGGTAGGTTGGTTTTTGAAGGGATCGTTAGGAGGAAGGTTGCAGTTTGGAATGCCATGATTTCTGGTTATGCACGCAATGAGTTTGATTATGAGGCTATTGAACTTTTTGTTGAGATGGTTTTTGAGTTGGGTTTGAGTCCGAATTCCGTGACTTTATCGAGTGTTTTGCCTGCTTGTGTAAGGTGCGAAGAATTTTTGGACAAAGAAGGGATCCATGGTTGTGTAGTGAAATGGGGTTTCGAGAAGGATAAGTATGTGCAAAATGCACTAATGGACATGCATTCAAGAATTGGAAGGATAGAGATTTCAAGGAGTATATTTGGAAGCATGAATAGGAGAGATATAGTGTCATGGAATACAATGATTACTGGATATGTTGTTTGTGGGCGCCACGAGGATGCACTTAATCTTCTGCATGACATGCAGAGAGGTCAAGAAGAACATAGGAGTAACACGTTTGATGATTATGAAGATAATGAAAGTGTTCCCCTTAAGCCGAATTCGGTGACTCTAATGACTGTGCTTCCTGGCTGTGCTGCCTTAGCTGCACTTGGAAAAGGGAAAGAGATTCATGCGTATGCTATTAAACAAAAGCTGTCAAAGGATGTTGCTGTTGGAAGTGCACTAGTTGACATGTATGCAAAATGTGGTTGCTTGAACTTATCTAGGATAGTATTTGAGCAAATGTCTGTAAGAAATGTTATTACTTGGAATGTTCTTATCATGGCTTATGGGATGCATGGGAAAGGGGAACAAGCTTTGGAGCTTTTTAGAAGAATGGTTGCAGAAGGAGACAATAATGGGGAAATAGGGCCTAATGAAGTGACCTATATTGCTATTTTTGCTTCTCTTAGTCACTCTGGAATGGTGGATGAAGGCCTTAATTTATTCCATACAATGGAAGCTAAACATGGGATTCAACCCACATCTGACCATTATGCCTGTCTTGTAGACTTGCTCGGCCGGTCAGGCCGGATTGAAGAGGCATATAAGCTGATAATGACAATGCCATCCAATATGAACAAAGTAGATGCGTGGAGTAGCTTGCTTGGTGGCTGCAAGATCCACCAGAATTTAGAAATTGGCAAAATTGCAGCAAAGCAACTATTTGTGTTGGAGCCAAATGTGGCTAGCCACTATGTTCTATTGTCTAACATTTACTCTTCAGCTGGACTTTGGGACCAAGCAATGGATGTTAGGAAGAAAATGAAAGAACTGGGAGTAAGAAAAGAACCTGGATGCAGTTGGATTGAGCATGGTGATGAGGTTCATAAGTTTGTGGCAGGGGATATTTCACATCCACAAAGTAAAGAGCTTCATGAATATCTTGAAACCCTGTCACAAAGAATGAAAAAGGAGGGATATGTACCAGATACTTCTTGTGTACTTCACAATGTTGATGAGGAAGAGAAAGAAACTATGCTTTGTGGGCATAGTGAGAGATTGGCAATTGCTTTTGGCCTTTTAAATACTTCTCATGGAACTACTATTAGAGTTGCTAAAAACCTTAGGGTTTGCAATGACTGCCATGTTGCTACTAAATTCATATCAAAGATTGTGGGAAGGGAAATCATTCTTAGAGATGTTAGAAGGTTCCATCATTTCAGAAGTGGTACTTGCTCTTGTGGGGATTATTGGTAA
- the LOC127138177 gene encoding UPF0481 protein At3g47200, whose protein sequence is MEAQPNGCAGELKNELNEMLKGVVVPERSGIHEQCIYRVPPRIHQANPQAYAPQIISIGPFHSPLGSNSDNILHKMEQLKLQYLKGFLNRTKLSVDDLVFKFQEWENRIRSCYAEIFSFNSNDFLKIIIVDACFIVEHFLRFSEYRNWVENDPILLKPWLHGDIARDLTLLENQLPFFVLEDMYKLASITREFPSFLAITIHYFKPLNLNLQILNPETVQCPKHFTDLLRTFLMPSSFDIAQEEGDIIEHVYSVSQLSEAGLVFEVSESKCLLDLNFDDKGVLKMPCFHIHDATESYMRNILAFEECHISDQDSRYISQYLSILDFLINTEKDVSILVDKKIIMNFMGDANEVARMVNNLCKNVIAPRLSSKYMSVCKKLNGFYENPRNKYKAIFVHEYFNTPWKIASTVTAVLLLLFTLIQAVCSICSL, encoded by the coding sequence ATGGAGGCACAACCAAATGGTTGTGCGGGTGAACTGAAGAATGAATTGAATGAAATGCTTAAAGGAGTGGTTGTTCCAGAAAGGTCTGGAATCCATGAGCAATGCATCTACAGAGTACCACCAAGAATTCACCAAGCTAATCCACAAGCTTATGCACCACAAATTATTTCCATTGGTCCTTTTCACAGTCCACTTGGTTCAAATAGTGACAACATTCTGCATAAAATGGAACAACTCAAACTCCAATATCTCAAAGGATTTCTAAATAGAACAAAACTATCCGTGGATGATTTAGTTTTCAAATTTCAAGAGTGGGAGAATAGAATCAGAAGTTGTTATGCAGAGATTTTTAGCTTTAACAGCAATGATTTCTTAAAAATCATTATAGTTGATGCATGCTTCATAGTTGAACATTTTCTTAGGTTTTCTGAATACAGAAATTGGGTGGAAAATGATCCTATATTACTAAAACCTTGGTTACACGGCGACATTGCACGTGACTTAACCCTCCTTGAAAATCAGCTACCATTTTTTGTTCTTGAAGATATGTACAAATTAGCTAGTATAACCCGTGAATTTCCATCATTTCTTGCAATTACTATACATTATTTTAAACCATTGAACCTCAACCTGCAAATCCTAAATCCAGAAACAGTACAGTGTCCAAAACACTTCACAGATCTTCTAAGAACATTTTTGATGCCGTCATCATTCGATATTGCACAAGAAGAAGGAGATATAATTGAACATGTATACAGTGTGAGTCAACTATCAGAAGCAGGATTAGTGTTTGAAGTAAGTGAAAGTAAATGCTTACTTGACTTGAATTTTGATGATAAAGGTGTGTTGAAAATGCCATGTTTTCATATCCATGATGCAACGGAGTCATACATGAGGAATATATTAGCATTTGAAGAATGTCACATTTCAGATCAAGATTCACGTTACATTTCTCAGTACTTGAGTATCTTAGATTTTCTTATTAACACAGAAAAGGATGTCAGTATCTTGGTTGATAAGaaaattattatgaattttaTGGGTGATGCTAATGAAGTGGCTAGAATGGTTAACAATCTTTGCAAAAATGTTATAGCGCCTAGACTCAGTTCAAAATACATGTCTGTATGTAAAAAGTTAAATGGTTTCTATGAAAACCCTAGAAATAAGTATAAAGCTATATTTGTACATGAGTACTTCAACACTCCATGGAAAATAGCATCAACTGTAACGGCTGTGTTGCTGCTTTTGTTTACTCTTATCCAGGCTGTATGTTCAATCTGCTCACTCTAA